The nucleotide sequence CTGACGTTTATCTTGAAGGCGAAGAAATTTTTGAAAATACGCTCCTGCAGCTGAAGGATTATCCCCTGATTGCTGTAGTCGGCGAGGAAAAAGAATTCCTCGGAATCGTGACGCGTTATGATGTGCTTGAACAATTTCAAAGTGCTTTTGGAATGAACAAAAAGGGTGTAAGAATTGCTTTTACATCTGTGGAAACAGAAGGCAGGATTGCGAGGCTGACTGAACTTGCGAGACAATTTCATGAAGATATTATTTCTCTGGTTACGTTTGATGAAACAGAGAGCATGGTCAGAAGAATCGTCATGAAAATTGAGAAAAAGGACAATATAGACAGGTTCATTGAACGAATTGAAAAAGCCGGCTTCCGGATACTGGACATTCACGAAGATGAATAAAGCTCCCTTCCCTGCATATAAAGATGTGGGGGAGGGGTTTTTTTGTTCAGTTTGCTGCTGCGCCTTATCGCAGGCTTTGCTGCCGGGAGTGTGTCCTGCTTCTTTCTTCCGGTTCGTCTGCCTTTTCATTTTCCTGAATTCATTATGGGGCTTGCCCTGTTTCCGGGCAGATCCTTTTTGGGCATGGTTTTTTTTACGGTCTCCTTTATTCTTCACGCATCCTTGCTTAAAGAAGCTGTTATGAATGGAAGGAAGCTAGTAAAATCGGCAGTTTCCTTTTGTGTTTTTTTGAATTTTGCCCTATTAGCCCAAATTGGCATCTGGCAAACAGCCGGAATAGCCTGTGTTACCGCCATCTACAGTCTCTCATCCTATTTCCTGCACAGACAGCACCCGAAAAGAGCGCATTGAAAGAAACCTGCCCCGTTATATCAGAAAATACCAGAAAACAGACTATTCAACTGTTATACAAAGTTTACACAAGGTGTTTAATCCTATATACTTTGATTACAGTGATTTTTGTAATTGGAGGATTTGATATGTCCAGTCAAGAAGGCAAATACAACATAAAGGCAGTCTCCAAAATGCTTGGAATCCAGCCGGGAACCCTTAGAGCCTGGGAAAGACGCTATAACATGATTGCACCGGTCAGAAATGATTCCGGCCACCGCTTATATACAGAAGAACACATAAAAATTTTAAAATGGCTGATCACAAAGGTGAATAAAGGGTTTACGATCAGCCAGGCTGTCAATCTTCTTGAACACAGCGAACTGCCTTCAGAAGACCCTGTCAGCGTCTCAGCTGCACCTGATGTCGACCGGTCGATGGATTTAACGGAGGAGCTTCTGACTGCGCTGCTGTCTTTTGATGAGAACACCGCCCATGAGCTGCTTAACAGAGCCTTCAGCCTTTACTCGATTGATAAAGTGCTTATCGATATCCTCGGAACGCTGCTTGTTAAAATAGGAGATCTGTGGGAGAACGGGAAAATTACATCTGCCCATGAGCATTTTGCTTCCTCTTTTCTCAGATCAAGAATCGGCATCATCCTTCATACTCTTCCGGTAAACGGACTGCTTCCCAAAGTGGTATCCGTGTGCGGACCGGGTGAATGGCATGAACTTGGCCTGTTGATTTTCACCCTCTATCTGCGGAGAAAAGGGTTTGAGGTCATTTATTTAGGGACAAGCATTGCAGACGGAGATATAGATATTGTTCTGGGTGAAGTGAACCCGAAATTTCTTTTCTACTCCTGCACCCTGCAGGAAAATGTTGAAAAGACAATTGCATCTGCAGATGAACTCAGAGGAAAGCATGAACATCTGATTATTGGACTTGGAGGAAACGGCTTTAATAAGGTTTCAAGAGATGTCATGAAGCCATATGAGAGCATGTTTGTCGGCAATACAAAACAAGAGTGGGACACCTGGCTGAAAGAACGGCTGTCTGTCTGAAACATTTTGCTTGTCTAAACCTGTCCGGCAGGTGTAAACTTGCTGAAAATCAGGCGAACCATCCCGCCTGCAATTCATATGATAAAGAAAAAAGTACGTTCTGACGGCAGGAGGGTAAGGGATGCGGCTAGAGCGATTGAACTATAACAAGATCAAAATCTTCTTAACCATAGATGATTTAATGGACAGAGGACTGACAAAAGAAGACTTGTGGAAAGACTCTCTGAAAGTGCATCAGCTTTTCAGGGAAATGATGGACGAAGCAAGTGAGGAGCTTGGATTTGAAGCGAGCGGCCCAATTGCCGTAGAGGTTTATTCTCTTCAGGCGCAAGGCATGGTGATCATCGTCACCAAAAACCATGAAGAAGAAGAATCAGATGAAGATTATGCGGATGACTATATTGAAATGCAGGTGAAGCTGGATCAGAATTGCGACATTGTGTATGAATTTAATGATTTTGAAGACATTATCCAGCTGACAAATGCTCTTTATTCACAGGGTCTGAAGGAAGGAACAGTCTACTCATACCAAAACCGTTTTTTTCTTATACTCGATGAACACCAGCCAATACATGTCGATACGCTTGTATCCATTATCGCAGAATACGGCAATCCGTCGATGATTTCCATCCATTACTTACATGAGTACGGCAAGTGCCTGCTTGAAGACTTCGCTGTAGAAAAGCTGTATTCCTATTACTGG is from Bacillus sp. FSL H8-0547 and encodes:
- a CDS encoding genetic competence negative regulator gives rise to the protein MRLERLNYNKIKIFLTIDDLMDRGLTKEDLWKDSLKVHQLFREMMDEASEELGFEASGPIAVEVYSLQAQGMVIIVTKNHEEEESDEDYADDYIEMQVKLDQNCDIVYEFNDFEDIIQLTNALYSQGLKEGTVYSYQNRFFLILDEHQPIHVDTLVSIIAEYGNPSMISIHYLHEYGKCLLEDFAVEKLYSYYWKKNPQS
- a CDS encoding CBS domain-containing protein; translation: MFVKSTMIPKNRTVHAEAGDSLKTVLEKLEHHKIDGVPVLKGAAYIGIVTRFHLYEEFFQSELKKEAFLSEKKAEDIAVHTDVYLEGEEIFENTLLQLKDYPLIAVVGEEKEFLGIVTRYDVLEQFQSAFGMNKKGVRIAFTSVETEGRIARLTELARQFHEDIISLVTFDETESMVRRIVMKIEKKDNIDRFIERIEKAGFRILDIHEDE
- a CDS encoding MerR family transcriptional regulator, which codes for MSSQEGKYNIKAVSKMLGIQPGTLRAWERRYNMIAPVRNDSGHRLYTEEHIKILKWLITKVNKGFTISQAVNLLEHSELPSEDPVSVSAAPDVDRSMDLTEELLTALLSFDENTAHELLNRAFSLYSIDKVLIDILGTLLVKIGDLWENGKITSAHEHFASSFLRSRIGIILHTLPVNGLLPKVVSVCGPGEWHELGLLIFTLYLRRKGFEVIYLGTSIADGDIDIVLGEVNPKFLFYSCTLQENVEKTIASADELRGKHEHLIIGLGGNGFNKVSRDVMKPYESMFVGNTKQEWDTWLKERLSV